In the Verrucomicrobiia bacterium genome, one interval contains:
- a CDS encoding ATP-dependent Clp protease proteolytic subunit: MTQPSNYLVPTVIEKSYEGERAFDVYSRLLKERVIFLGEDVNSHTANLVVAQLLHLAYEDPKKDIKLYINSPGGSVYDGLAIFDTIRYISPDVQTIAIGQALSMGSFLLSSGTKGKRYALPNSRIMIHQPSSGTHGKITDQEITLREGLFLKHRLHELYAQNTGQKVSKIEKDMDRDFWMSAEEAKAYGLIDEIIEKV; this comes from the coding sequence ATGACACAACCATCTAACTATCTGGTGCCAACAGTTATTGAGAAATCATACGAGGGCGAGCGTGCCTTCGACGTCTACTCGCGGTTACTAAAAGAGCGCGTTATCTTTTTAGGTGAGGACGTCAATTCGCACACTGCGAACTTGGTAGTAGCCCAGCTGCTGCACCTCGCTTATGAAGATCCGAAAAAAGACATCAAGCTATACATCAACAGCCCCGGCGGCTCGGTATATGACGGGTTAGCGATCTTTGATACGATTCGCTATATTTCCCCCGACGTACAAACGATCGCTATTGGCCAAGCCTTGAGTATGGGTTCGTTTCTTTTAAGTAGTGGCACAAAAGGCAAGCGCTACGCACTGCCAAATAGTCGCATTATGATCCACCAGCCAAGTAGCGGTACTCATGGTAAGATCACCGATCAAGAGATTACCTTGCGCGAAGGGCTGTTCTTGAAGCATCGCCTGCACGAACTATACGCCCAGAACACTGGCCAGAAGGTTTCAAAAATCGAAAAAGACATGGACCGCGATTTCTGGATGAGTGCCGAAGAAGCCAAGGCTTACGGCTTGATCGACGAAATTATTGAAAAAGTCTAG